The Bryobacteraceae bacterium genome includes a window with the following:
- a CDS encoding L-rhamnose mutarotase — protein sequence MTPAAAGRYDDAMQRVCFVLQVKKDRLEEYKERHKQVWPEMLDALRRTGWHNYSLFLRDDGMLIGYVETPDFQAALDGMAREEVNARWQAEMREFFEDPAGRNADEQMRPLEEVFHLD from the coding sequence ATGACACCGGCGGCGGCGGGCCGGTATGATGACGCCATGCAACGCGTGTGTTTCGTCCTCCAGGTGAAGAAGGACCGGCTGGAAGAGTACAAGGAGAGGCACAAACAGGTCTGGCCGGAAATGCTGGATGCTCTGCGGCGCACCGGCTGGCACAACTACTCGCTGTTTCTGCGGGACGACGGAATGCTGATCGGGTATGTGGAGACGCCGGACTTTCAGGCGGCTCTGGACGGCATGGCGCGCGAGGAGGTGAACGCGCGGTGGCAGGCGGAGATGCGCGAGTTCTTTGAAGATCCCGCGGGGCGGAACGCCGACGAGCAGATGCGCCCGCTGGAAGAGGTCTTCCATCTCGACTGA
- a CDS encoding peptidase, with translation MPGDRPLCPAARVKNMTMHRSAAFCLLACLPLLAQQPLDEGYMKQIREATTSPMFLTEFVDHLPASRTVPTPERFLGYIAGAENRLTYAKDIHRYMRELERTSPRVRVQPIGQTEEGREMIVVLVSSEENLKRLDRLKQITARLADPRTTPDAEAEKLLREGVPFYWATGAIHSPETGAPEMLMELAYRLAVTETPFYENLRRNLVVMITPVVEVDGRERMVDLYRWRKANPGKTPPPLLYWGKYVAHDNNRDGIALSLALSRNITKTFLEFHPQVVHDLHESVPFLYTSTGMGPYNAWFDPIEINEWQKMAWHEVEEMTKRGVPGVWTWGFYDGWGANYMMQVAHGHNSIGRFYETFGNGGADTRERTVNPQQTQRAWYRPNPPLPRVKWSHRNNVNLQQSALLISMDFAAKNRETFLRNFWLKSKRSVAKATTEGPAAYVIHPEPRPNEAASLAAQLMLHGVEVQRLDQETEAGKTKFPRGAYLVRMDQPYSRMADMFLDRQYYNPNDTSPYDDTGWTLGALRNVPVTRVTDTEILKARATPLAAPPKPEGGVQGEGSVYLLAHNADRALATFRFRLKDVRFLAAEKAFEAGGRKYPAGSFLIPAEGNPADLRARLDQAAREIGLTLQAAPELPKVDTHPVAAPRIALVHTWTNTQNEGWFRLGFESTGVPYDYISVHALRDTPNLRAKYDVIVLGHVNADSRRLLLGIPKRGEPIPWKASELTPNIGTSPDQSDDIRGGIELEGLANIRRFVEEGGLFVTVAGNASLPIDFGLVEGVTIEQTRELRARGSVLNADIADAGSPVMYGYEGKLPVYFNAGPVFNVSLTGGMGGGFMGQQAGQPPSRPSGRGGLDDPDVVQGRPPAPPAPPMRPGELSAEMMETMRPYLPAPHERPRVLLRFAQERELLVSGMLAGGRELAGKPALIDVPRGKGHWLLFANNPMWRQQTQGSFMLLLNAAMHFEHLGAGRPAAEAAKPQASEGDDWMDDLQ, from the coding sequence ATGCCAGGGGATCGGCCTCTCTGTCCCGCCGCGCGTGTTAAGAATATGACCATGCACCGATCCGCCGCTTTTTGCCTGCTGGCCTGCCTGCCTCTGCTGGCGCAACAGCCTCTCGACGAGGGCTACATGAAGCAGATCCGCGAGGCGACGACGTCGCCGATGTTCCTGACGGAATTCGTGGATCATCTGCCCGCGTCGCGCACCGTGCCGACGCCGGAGAGGTTTCTCGGCTACATCGCCGGCGCCGAGAACCGGCTGACGTACGCAAAGGACATCCACCGCTACATGCGCGAGCTGGAGCGCACGTCGCCGCGCGTGCGCGTGCAACCGATCGGGCAGACCGAGGAAGGACGCGAGATGATCGTGGTGCTCGTGTCGAGCGAAGAGAACCTCAAGCGGCTCGACCGGCTGAAGCAGATCACAGCGCGGCTGGCCGATCCGCGCACGACGCCGGATGCGGAAGCCGAGAAACTGCTGCGCGAGGGCGTGCCCTTCTACTGGGCCACGGGTGCGATCCACTCGCCCGAGACGGGCGCGCCGGAGATGCTGATGGAGCTGGCTTACCGGCTTGCCGTGACGGAGACGCCGTTCTACGAGAATCTGCGGCGGAACCTGGTGGTGATGATCACGCCGGTGGTGGAAGTGGACGGGCGGGAGCGCATGGTGGATCTCTACCGCTGGCGCAAGGCGAATCCGGGAAAGACGCCCCCGCCGCTGCTGTACTGGGGCAAGTACGTGGCGCATGACAACAACCGCGACGGCATCGCGCTGTCGCTGGCGCTGAGCCGGAACATCACGAAGACGTTTCTCGAGTTCCATCCGCAGGTGGTGCATGACCTGCACGAGTCCGTGCCGTTCCTGTACACGTCCACGGGAATGGGGCCATACAACGCCTGGTTCGATCCGATCGAGATCAACGAGTGGCAGAAGATGGCCTGGCACGAGGTGGAGGAGATGACCAAGCGCGGGGTGCCGGGCGTGTGGACGTGGGGCTTCTATGACGGCTGGGGCGCCAACTACATGATGCAGGTGGCGCACGGGCACAACTCGATCGGGCGGTTCTACGAGACGTTCGGCAACGGCGGCGCCGACACGCGCGAGCGCACGGTGAACCCGCAGCAGACGCAGAGGGCCTGGTACAGGCCGAACCCGCCGCTTCCAAGAGTGAAATGGTCCCACCGGAACAACGTGAATCTGCAGCAGTCGGCGCTGCTGATTTCGATGGACTTCGCGGCGAAAAACCGCGAGACGTTTCTGCGGAATTTCTGGCTCAAGAGCAAGCGGAGCGTGGCGAAGGCGACGACGGAAGGCCCTGCGGCGTACGTCATCCATCCCGAGCCGCGGCCGAACGAGGCGGCAAGCCTCGCCGCGCAGCTGATGCTGCATGGCGTGGAAGTGCAGAGGCTGGATCAGGAAACGGAGGCGGGCAAGACGAAATTCCCGCGCGGCGCGTATCTGGTGCGGATGGATCAGCCGTATTCGCGCATGGCGGACATGTTCCTGGACCGGCAATATTACAACCCGAACGACACCTCGCCCTATGACGACACGGGCTGGACGCTGGGCGCGTTGCGGAACGTGCCGGTGACGCGCGTGACCGACACGGAGATCCTGAAGGCGCGGGCGACGCCGCTCGCCGCGCCGCCGAAACCCGAGGGCGGCGTGCAGGGCGAGGGCAGCGTGTATCTGCTGGCGCACAACGCGGACCGGGCGCTGGCCACGTTCCGGTTCCGGCTGAAAGACGTGCGGTTTCTGGCTGCGGAGAAAGCGTTCGAGGCGGGCGGGCGGAAATACCCGGCGGGCTCGTTCCTGATCCCTGCGGAGGGCAACCCGGCGGATCTCCGGGCGCGGCTGGATCAGGCAGCCCGCGAGATCGGACTGACGCTGCAGGCGGCGCCGGAGCTGCCGAAGGTGGATACGCATCCGGTGGCGGCGCCGCGCATTGCGCTGGTGCATACGTGGACGAACACGCAGAACGAGGGCTGGTTCCGGCTGGGGTTCGAGTCGACCGGCGTGCCCTACGACTACATTTCCGTCCACGCGCTGCGCGACACGCCCAACCTGCGGGCGAAATACGACGTGATCGTGCTGGGCCACGTGAACGCGGATTCGCGGCGGCTGCTGCTCGGGATTCCGAAGCGCGGCGAGCCGATTCCGTGGAAGGCGTCGGAGCTGACGCCGAACATCGGCACGTCGCCGGATCAGAGCGACGACATCCGCGGCGGGATCGAGCTGGAGGGACTGGCCAACATCCGCCGCTTTGTCGAAGAGGGCGGACTGTTTGTGACCGTGGCGGGCAATGCGTCGCTGCCGATCGATTTCGGGCTGGTGGAGGGCGTGACGATCGAGCAGACGCGCGAGCTGCGGGCGCGCGGCTCCGTGCTGAACGCGGACATCGCCGACGCGGGCAGTCCGGTGATGTACGGTTATGAAGGAAAGTTGCCCGTCTATTTCAACGCCGGGCCGGTGTTCAACGTCAGTCTGACAGGAGGCATGGGAGGCGGATTCATGGGCCAGCAGGCGGGGCAGCCGCCGTCGCGTCCGTCGGGGCGCGGGGGGCTGGATGACCCCGACGTGGTCCAGGGACGCCCGCCTGCCCCGCCCGCGCCGCCGATGCGGCCGGGAGAGCTGAGCGCGGAGATGATGGAAACGATGCGGCCGTACCTGCCTGCGCCGCACGAGCGGCCGCGCGTGCTGCTGCGATTCGCGCAGGAGCGGGAGCTGCTCGTGTCGGGGATGCTGGCCGGAGGGCGCGAACTGGCCGGAAAGCCGGCTCTGATCGACGTGCCGCGGGGCAAAGGCCACTGGCTGCTGTTCGCCAACAACCCGATGTGGCGGCAGCAGACGCAGGGCAGCTTCATGCTTCTGCTGAACGCGGCGATGCACTTCGAGCACCTGGGCGCGGGGCGCCCGGCGGCCGAGGCGGCGAAGCCGCAGGCGAGCGAGGGCGATGACTGGATGGACGACCTGCAGTAG
- the doc gene encoding death-on-curing protein has protein sequence MKDPLWIDERDALALHERLLSLHGGAEGLRGAELLQSAMARPRHLAACGKAPDIVDLAAAYTVAIIRNHPFVDGNKRTGFVIGILFLELNGYRFTASEEDAAQAVLTLAAGRLDEAAYASFLRANVAREEPDSPHAPQGNPP, from the coding sequence ATGAAAGATCCGCTCTGGATTGACGAGCGCGACGCACTCGCATTGCACGAGCGCCTGCTGTCCCTCCACGGCGGCGCCGAGGGTCTCCGCGGCGCAGAACTGCTGCAATCGGCCATGGCGCGTCCCCGCCATCTCGCCGCCTGCGGAAAGGCGCCGGACATCGTCGACCTCGCCGCTGCGTACACGGTCGCCATCATCAGAAACCATCCTTTCGTCGATGGCAACAAACGCACCGGCTTCGTCATCGGAATCCTTTTCCTCGAGCTGAACGGCTACCGCTTCACGGCCAGCGAGGAAGACGCCGCCCAGGCCGTCCTCACGCTCGCGGCCGGCCGCCTCGACGAGGCCGCCTATGCTTCGTTCCTCCGCGCCAACGTCGCCCGCGAAGAACCAGACTCACCCCACGCCCCCCAAGGAAATCCGCCGTAA
- a CDS encoding putative L-cysteine desulfurase, with the protein MPVYLDCNATTPIEPRVWADVAHYCLEEYGNAGSRTHEFGARAKQAVERARSAVAAVVDAERDEVIFTSGATESNNLAILGLARYGEQTGRKHLVSTMIEHKAVLEPLAALQKHGFKVTLVPPTSGGWVDPDLIRKALRPDTLLVSVMHVNNETGVLQKIPEICSVLRDHTCYFHVDAAQGFGKDFASLQEKRIDFISISGHKLYAPKGIGALVCRRREFQRPPLEPLCYGGGQERGLRPGTLPVPLIVGLGRAAELAASESSSWMNICRTFRKKAIAELSQLNPEFNGDEDRTMPHVVNLSIPGLDSEAIMVALKGILAVSNGSACTSASYQPSHVLEAMGLSAERIRGAIRLSWCHLTPDVDWKEVVRVIKALY; encoded by the coding sequence ATGCCGGTGTATCTGGATTGTAACGCGACCACCCCAATCGAGCCGCGGGTCTGGGCGGATGTCGCTCATTACTGCTTGGAGGAATATGGGAACGCCGGAAGCAGAACCCACGAGTTCGGAGCGAGAGCCAAACAGGCCGTGGAACGTGCTCGATCAGCGGTCGCTGCTGTAGTCGATGCTGAGCGTGACGAGGTGATCTTCACAAGTGGCGCTACCGAGAGCAACAATCTCGCCATTCTCGGCCTCGCCCGGTATGGCGAGCAAACAGGCCGGAAGCATCTGGTCAGCACGATGATTGAACACAAAGCAGTCCTTGAGCCGCTCGCTGCCCTGCAGAAGCACGGTTTCAAGGTGACGCTCGTACCGCCGACATCCGGCGGCTGGGTAGATCCAGATCTGATCAGAAAAGCTTTGCGCCCAGACACTTTGCTCGTGTCCGTAATGCATGTTAACAATGAGACGGGAGTCCTCCAAAAAATTCCCGAGATTTGTTCCGTACTTCGCGATCACACCTGCTATTTTCACGTTGACGCTGCGCAAGGATTCGGAAAAGATTTTGCTTCTCTCCAGGAGAAGCGGATCGACTTCATCAGCATCAGCGGGCACAAGCTCTATGCGCCGAAAGGGATTGGGGCACTCGTGTGCCGGCGGCGAGAATTCCAACGCCCTCCTCTGGAACCCCTGTGCTACGGTGGCGGGCAAGAGCGCGGCTTGAGGCCAGGAACCCTTCCTGTGCCACTGATAGTGGGGTTGGGGCGCGCCGCAGAGCTGGCCGCCAGCGAGAGTTCGAGTTGGATGAATATCTGCCGGACTTTTCGCAAGAAAGCTATCGCGGAACTGAGCCAACTGAATCCCGAGTTCAATGGTGATGAAGATCGTACCATGCCGCACGTCGTCAACCTCTCCATTCCGGGGTTGGACTCCGAAGCCATCATGGTGGCTCTAAAAGGCATCTTGGCCGTGTCCAATGGCTCTGCCTGCACGTCAGCCAGTTATCAGCCCAGTCACGTTCTTGAAGCCATGGGGCTCAGCGCCGAACGAATCAGGGGGGCAATCCGCCTCTCCTGGTGCCACCTTACTCCCGATGTTGATTGGAAAGAGGTGGTAAGAGTCATCAAAGCCCTTTATTGA
- a CDS encoding alcohol dehydrogenase gives MLAAWIENGSVELRGLPRPRPRKGEALIRVHCAGICNTDLELLAGYYGFRGVPGHEFVGTVVEGSPRWLGRRVAGEISLGCGRCPQCAAGMRRHCPRRRVLGILNHPGALAEFLVLPEENLHEIPRSVPDEEAVFCEPLAAACEILEQVRIPRAAPVAVLGDGKLGLLCAQALAAAGAQVVLFGRHPERSRWLARRRIRLLCGTRRPARAFPFVVEATGTAAGLQEALQLVAPRGTVVLKSTTHEPVRADLSKLVVVPEVTLVGSRCGPFPKALRLLRQRRVETAPLVHGRLNLADVAEAFRKAAAPGALKVLVACLTPDASSAR, from the coding sequence ATGCTGGCGGCATGGATCGAAAACGGCAGCGTGGAGCTGCGCGGGCTCCCCCGTCCGCGCCCCCGCAAAGGCGAAGCTCTCATCCGCGTCCATTGCGCCGGCATCTGCAACACCGACCTGGAACTGCTCGCCGGCTACTACGGCTTCCGCGGTGTTCCCGGCCACGAGTTCGTTGGCACGGTGGTCGAAGGCAGCCCGCGGTGGTTGGGCAGGCGCGTGGCGGGCGAAATCAGCCTCGGCTGCGGACGCTGCCCGCAATGCGCTGCCGGCATGCGCCGCCACTGTCCGCGCCGCCGCGTGCTGGGCATTCTGAATCACCCCGGCGCTCTGGCTGAGTTCCTCGTTCTGCCGGAGGAGAACCTCCACGAGATCCCGCGCTCGGTGCCCGACGAAGAGGCAGTCTTCTGCGAGCCGCTCGCTGCAGCCTGCGAAATCCTCGAACAGGTCCGCATCCCGCGCGCCGCGCCCGTGGCTGTGCTCGGCGACGGCAAGCTCGGCCTTCTCTGCGCGCAGGCGTTGGCCGCCGCCGGGGCGCAGGTCGTCCTGTTCGGCCGCCATCCGGAACGATCGCGCTGGCTGGCCCGTCGCCGCATCCGCCTGCTGTGCGGGACCAGGCGGCCCGCGCGCGCGTTCCCCTTCGTCGTCGAGGCGACCGGCACAGCCGCGGGTCTGCAGGAAGCCCTGCAGCTCGTCGCGCCCCGCGGCACGGTCGTCCTCAAATCCACCACCCATGAACCCGTCCGCGCGGACCTGTCGAAGCTTGTTGTCGTGCCTGAAGTGACCCTCGTGGGCTCCCGCTGCGGCCCGTTTCCGAAGGCGCTGCGTCTGCTCAGGCAGAGGCGCGTCGAGACCGCGCCGCTCGTGCACGGCCGGCTGAATCTGGCGGACGTGGCCGAAGCCTTCCGCAAGGCTGCAGCGCCAGGAGCGCTCAAGGTCCTGGTCGCGTGCCTGACACCAGACGCCAGTAGCGCTCGATGA
- a CDS encoding rhomboid family intramembrane serine protease, whose product MIPIRDTIPSRNPPVAVWILILANAFVFLLELGMPEPVLNEFFRLFGIVPARYTHPAWAEIFGFPADDYWPFLTSMFLHGGWMHIIGNMWTLWIFGDNVEDRMGPVRFTIFYLLCGIAAGVVHLMLNPQSTIPTVGASGAIAGVMGAYFFLFPHSRVIVFIPVLFLPFFFEVPAVTYLGFWALSQVFSGTLSLAGPQNVGGVAWWAHVGGFAAGIVLHFFFVRQRGSYRRLSRDQYFMEMPYLPPGYWRR is encoded by the coding sequence ATGATCCCCATCCGCGACACCATCCCCTCGCGCAATCCCCCCGTCGCCGTGTGGATCCTCATCCTCGCCAACGCCTTCGTCTTCCTGCTTGAATTGGGCATGCCCGAACCCGTGCTGAACGAATTCTTCCGCCTGTTCGGCATTGTCCCGGCGCGCTACACGCATCCGGCGTGGGCCGAAATCTTCGGCTTTCCCGCCGATGATTACTGGCCTTTCCTCACCAGCATGTTTCTTCACGGCGGCTGGATGCACATCATTGGCAACATGTGGACGCTCTGGATTTTCGGCGACAACGTCGAGGACCGCATGGGCCCGGTGCGCTTCACGATTTTCTACCTCCTCTGCGGCATCGCCGCCGGCGTCGTGCACCTGATGCTGAATCCCCAGTCCACCATCCCCACTGTCGGCGCCAGCGGCGCCATCGCCGGCGTCATGGGCGCTTATTTCTTCCTGTTTCCCCATTCCCGCGTCATCGTTTTCATCCCGGTTCTCTTTCTGCCGTTCTTTTTTGAAGTGCCCGCCGTCACCTATCTCGGCTTCTGGGCGCTGTCGCAGGTCTTCAGCGGAACGCTCTCGCTGGCCGGTCCGCAGAACGTCGGCGGCGTCGCCTGGTGGGCTCACGTCGGCGGCTTCGCCGCCGGCATCGTGCTGCACTTCTTCTTCGTCCGCCAGCGTGGTTCTTACCGCCGCCTCTCCCGTGATCAGTACTTTATGGAGATGCCCTACCTGCCGCCCGGATATTGGAGGCGATAA
- the phd gene encoding transcriptional regulator, with the protein MVQLKLRRFGNSLGVVLPKDVIRRLQAKDGDPLFLIEAPDGSYRLTPYDPAFEEKMAKAEDIISRYRNTLRVLSR; encoded by the coding sequence ATGGTCCAGCTCAAGCTCCGCCGTTTCGGCAATTCCCTCGGCGTCGTCCTGCCGAAAGACGTCATCCGCCGCCTCCAGGCCAAGGACGGAGACCCGCTCTTCCTCATCGAAGCCCCGGACGGCAGCTACCGCCTCACCCCCTATGACCCCGCCTTCGAGGAGAAGATGGCCAAGGCCGAGGACATCATCTCCCGGTACCGGAACACCCTGCGCGTCCTCTCTAGATGA
- a CDS encoding integrase has translation MSRARSISTGRCYGRARVLKAWGLPRSTFYQRRRCEASPRPPARRGPKTRYTDEQLTEQIRRTIHESPFHGEGHRKVWARLRLAGVRTSLRRVLRLMRQHQLLAPQRQPQPVEPKRHEGTIVAGRPNQMWGIDATAGFTLRDGQVPIFAMIDHCSACCLSIHVARRGTRFEALEPVRQAVREQFGGFSEGIALGVKLRHDHGSQFMSDDFQREIRFLGMESSPAFVREPEGNGCIERFFRTLKEQLLWVRHFETLEELAEALEEFRRRYNEHWLIERLQFRSPRQAHQALLALEPAA, from the coding sequence ATGAGCCGTGCCCGGTCGATCTCCACGGGACGCTGCTACGGGCGGGCTCGGGTGCTCAAGGCCTGGGGCCTGCCGCGGTCGACGTTCTACCAGCGGCGCCGCTGCGAGGCTTCGCCTCGCCCGCCCGCCAGGCGCGGCCCGAAGACCCGCTACACCGATGAGCAGCTCACCGAGCAGATCCGGCGTACGATTCACGAGTCGCCCTTCCACGGCGAAGGCCACCGCAAGGTGTGGGCGCGGCTGCGCCTGGCCGGCGTGCGCACCTCCCTGCGGCGCGTGCTGCGCCTGATGCGCCAGCACCAGTTGCTGGCGCCGCAGCGGCAGCCGCAGCCGGTCGAGCCGAAGCGGCACGAGGGAACCATCGTCGCCGGGCGGCCCAACCAGATGTGGGGCATCGACGCCACGGCCGGCTTCACTCTCCGGGATGGACAAGTGCCCATCTTCGCCATGATCGATCACTGCTCGGCCTGCTGCCTGAGCATCCACGTGGCCCGTCGCGGCACGCGGTTTGAAGCGCTCGAGCCTGTGCGCCAGGCCGTGCGCGAGCAGTTCGGAGGCTTCTCCGAAGGCATCGCCCTGGGCGTGAAGCTCCGTCATGACCACGGCTCCCAATTCATGAGCGACGACTTCCAGCGGGAGATCCGCTTTCTCGGCATGGAGTCTTCACCGGCCTTCGTACGCGAGCCCGAAGGCAACGGCTGCATCGAACGCTTCTTCCGCACTCTCAAGGAGCAGCTTCTCTGGGTGCGGCACTTCGAAACCCTGGAAGAACTGGCCGAAGCGCTGGAAGAATTCCGCCGGCGCTACAACGAGCACTGGCTCATCGAACGGCTCCAATTCCGATCCCCGCGGCAGGCTCATCAGGCCCTGCTTGCGCTCGAGCCTGCCGCATGA
- a CDS encoding threonine synthase, with translation MPYTEGLSTPSLLCIEPSCASRFPLDEVIYTCPKCGALLEASAPQGLDPAAMKRAWRERRMSNAPEDRSGVWRYRELLPFRDVTRIVTLAEGNTPVLEAPRAARYAGLNRLRFKHQGFNPTGSFKDNGMTVGASQALRLGLKRVACVSTGNTSASMAAYASAAGLTPIIFLPQGNISYGKLAQALEYGALTVQVEANFDQILKLVRELAEKTGIYLLNSVNPFRIEGQKTIMAELLDQLDWRVPDWIVLPGGNLGNISAFGKALRELLAMGFIDRLPRFAVIQAEGSAPFYEYFHKRGSFVPVTKPETLATAIRIGDPVSWPKAIQVIDESDGVVEKVSEQEIADAKAVIGQCGIGCEPASAATLAGIRKLVADGAMKAEEDAVAVLTGHVLKDPDYIYRYHTGQLSTPSGERISPNFANQPVTAAADVEAIAELLQRHAGE, from the coding sequence GTGCCTTACACTGAAGGGTTGTCCACGCCAAGCCTTCTCTGCATCGAACCTTCCTGCGCCTCGCGGTTTCCGCTGGACGAGGTGATCTACACGTGTCCGAAGTGCGGCGCTCTGCTGGAGGCGTCCGCGCCCCAGGGGCTGGACCCGGCGGCGATGAAACGCGCCTGGCGGGAGCGGCGGATGTCGAACGCGCCGGAGGACCGCTCCGGCGTGTGGCGCTACCGCGAGCTGCTGCCGTTCCGGGACGTGACGCGGATCGTGACGCTGGCGGAGGGCAACACGCCCGTGCTGGAGGCGCCGCGGGCGGCGCGGTATGCAGGGCTGAACAGGCTGCGGTTCAAGCATCAGGGCTTCAACCCGACGGGTTCGTTCAAGGACAACGGCATGACCGTGGGCGCCTCGCAGGCGCTGCGGCTGGGGCTGAAGCGGGTGGCGTGCGTTTCGACGGGCAATACGTCGGCTTCGATGGCGGCGTATGCATCCGCCGCCGGACTGACGCCGATCATTTTCCTGCCGCAGGGCAACATCAGCTACGGGAAGCTGGCGCAGGCGCTCGAGTACGGCGCGCTGACGGTGCAGGTGGAGGCAAACTTCGACCAAATCCTGAAACTGGTCCGGGAGCTGGCTGAAAAGACGGGGATTTATCTGCTGAATTCCGTGAATCCTTTCCGGATTGAAGGGCAGAAGACGATCATGGCAGAGCTGCTGGATCAGCTCGACTGGCGCGTGCCGGACTGGATCGTGCTTCCGGGCGGGAACCTCGGCAACATCAGCGCTTTTGGAAAAGCCCTTCGAGAACTGCTTGCAATGGGCTTCATCGACCGGCTGCCGCGGTTCGCCGTGATTCAGGCGGAAGGGTCTGCGCCGTTTTACGAATACTTCCACAAGCGGGGCTCGTTCGTACCCGTGACGAAGCCGGAGACGCTGGCGACGGCGATCCGGATCGGCGATCCGGTGTCCTGGCCGAAGGCGATTCAGGTGATCGATGAGTCGGACGGCGTGGTGGAGAAGGTGTCCGAGCAGGAGATCGCCGACGCGAAAGCTGTGATCGGGCAGTGCGGGATCGGGTGCGAGCCGGCATCGGCGGCGACGCTGGCGGGCATCCGCAAGCTGGTTGCTGACGGAGCGATGAAGGCGGAAGAAGACGCCGTGGCGGTGCTGACAGGCCACGTGCTGAAGGATCCGGATTACATCTACCGCTACCACACGGGGCAGCTTTCCACGCCTTCCGGTGAACGGATTTCGCCGAATTTCGCAAACCAGCCCGTGACGGCGGCTGCGGATGTGGAGGCGATTGCGGAGCTGCTGCAGCGGCACGCGGGGGAGTGA